Proteins encoded together in one Vicinamibacterales bacterium window:
- a CDS encoding Gfo/Idh/MocA family oxidoreductase has translation MSRRTRRTFLKHAAAGAAGGVLLSAPARASQAAGSQDRVAGANRRIRIALIGCGGQGSGVLRNALTLGAQCVALCDVDDEQTARTAESIKRTFEQTPELTTRDFRRVLDRQDVDAVIVGTPDHWHALPTVMACQAGKDVYVEKPLALTIGEGRVMVNAARRYDRVVQMGTQQRSSTHFREAAEYVKSGALGKIRLVKTWAYQDWMGNIAPLPDSEPPATVDYDMWLGPAPKRPFNRNRFHFNFRWYYDYSGGLMTDWGAHMIDVANWAMGVTAPKSATSVGGKFGFPEDAEETPDTQQALWEFDGFSMLWEHATAVGQGPYMRDHGAAFHGNNGVLVVDRGGWEVLPETETKSNRKTYRMKGEPRRGASGNMNQAHMRDFLDCVESRKRPNSDVEIGHNSMIACHLANIAFRTGRRVAWDAAREQVIGDAEAQKLVTKAYRGPWALPSIPTAP, from the coding sequence ATGAGCCGCCGCACCCGCCGCACGTTCCTCAAACACGCCGCCGCGGGCGCCGCCGGCGGCGTCCTGCTGAGCGCTCCCGCCCGGGCGTCACAAGCCGCCGGGTCGCAGGACCGCGTCGCCGGCGCGAACCGCCGCATCCGCATCGCGCTGATCGGGTGTGGCGGCCAGGGCAGCGGCGTGCTCCGCAACGCGCTGACGCTCGGCGCCCAGTGCGTCGCCCTCTGCGACGTGGACGACGAGCAGACCGCCAGGACCGCCGAGAGCATCAAGCGCACCTTCGAACAGACGCCGGAACTCACCACGCGGGACTTCCGCCGCGTGCTCGATCGCCAGGACGTGGATGCGGTGATCGTGGGCACGCCCGATCACTGGCACGCGCTGCCGACGGTAATGGCGTGCCAGGCGGGCAAGGACGTCTACGTGGAGAAGCCGCTCGCGCTCACGATCGGCGAGGGGCGCGTCATGGTCAACGCCGCCCGCCGCTACGACCGCGTGGTGCAGATGGGGACCCAGCAGCGGAGCAGCACGCATTTCCGCGAAGCCGCGGAATACGTGAAGAGCGGCGCGCTCGGCAAGATCCGCCTGGTGAAGACCTGGGCGTATCAAGACTGGATGGGCAACATCGCGCCGCTGCCCGACAGCGAGCCGCCCGCGACCGTCGACTACGACATGTGGCTCGGGCCGGCGCCGAAGCGGCCGTTCAACCGCAACCGGTTCCACTTCAACTTCCGTTGGTACTACGACTACTCAGGCGGCCTGATGACCGACTGGGGCGCGCACATGATCGACGTCGCGAACTGGGCGATGGGTGTCACGGCGCCGAAATCCGCCACGTCGGTCGGCGGCAAATTCGGCTTCCCCGAGGATGCGGAAGAAACGCCGGACACGCAGCAGGCGCTGTGGGAGTTCGACGGCTTCAGCATGTTGTGGGAGCATGCGACCGCCGTCGGACAGGGACCCTACATGCGCGATCACGGCGCCGCGTTCCACGGCAACAACGGCGTGCTCGTGGTCGATCGCGGCGGCTGGGAAGTGCTGCCGGAGACGGAAACCAAGAGCAACCGCAAGACCTACCGGATGAAGGGAGAACCGCGGCGCGGCGCGAGCGGGAACATGAACCAGGCGCACATGCGCGATTTCCTCGACTGCGTCGAATCGCGCAAGCGGCCGAACTCCGACGTCGAGATCGGGCACAACTCGATGATCGCCTGCCACCTCGCCAACATCGCCTTCCGCACCGGCCGCCGCGTGGCCTGGGACGCGGCGCGCGAACAGGTGATCGGCGATGCCGAGGCGCAGAAGCTCGTCACCAAGGCGTACCGCGGGCCGTGGGCGCTGCCCTCGATCCCGACGGCACCCTGA
- a CDS encoding DsbA family protein, with amino-acid sequence MEMDHARGSRSARVTLVEYGDYECPFCARAYLVLQVALSELGDSVRFVFRNFPLDDVHPRAMNAAAAAESVAARAGETAFWRMHEMLFENQDALEIDDLLGYAEAAGAALPDVAADLASGASRARIERDIRLAAEDGVRGTPAFFINGHRFDGDWTDADAFTEALKTAARERALH; translated from the coding sequence ATGGAGATGGATCACGCGAGGGGCTCGCGATCGGCACGTGTGACGCTCGTCGAGTACGGCGATTACGAGTGCCCGTTCTGCGCGCGCGCCTACCTGGTGCTCCAGGTGGCGCTCTCCGAGCTGGGCGACTCCGTACGCTTCGTGTTTCGCAACTTTCCGCTGGACGACGTGCACCCGCGTGCGATGAACGCGGCGGCCGCGGCCGAGTCGGTCGCGGCGCGGGCCGGCGAGACGGCCTTCTGGCGCATGCACGAGATGCTGTTCGAGAACCAGGACGCGCTCGAGATCGACGATCTGCTCGGCTACGCCGAGGCGGCCGGGGCGGCGCTGCCGGACGTGGCCGCGGATCTCGCCAGCGGCGCCAGCCGTGCGCGGATCGAGCGGGACATCCGCCTGGCGGCGGAGGACGGCGTCAGAGGCACGCCGGCCTTCTTCATCAACGGCCACCGGTTCGACGGCGACTGGACCGATGCCGATGCGTTCACGGAGGCCCTGAAGACGGCGGCGCGCGAGCGTGCGCTGCACTAG
- a CDS encoding winged helix-turn-helix domain-containing protein translates to MRERVVYEFGDVQVDTGRMAARRGGGAIPLEPKAFDVLVHLIEHRDRVVAKDELLDAVWTGTFVTPNVLTRAVAQIRKALGDESQDARYVETIARRGYRFIAPVTVLPVAPSAAAPPPPPAEPPPAPPAREPEGIRRRWSWAAALALASLGLAAAVSMIGRVPPADDRESAASDLPLTRITNRRGYTANPALSPDGRSIVYASDATGALELYLVSLAPGSAEIALTKDGGHNMQPAWSPDGQWIAFHSRRRGGVWIVPSSGGVPRQIVEFGSDPAWSPDSSTIVFTSDAGGLAGQSSLWTIRRDGTGRRQLTTIGSPPGGHRAPAWSRDGRLVAFIVARGGWQMDVRTVNVATGAQALIAAATNGADPVFAPGGDALLWGGTTPSGNGRVFRHAIDADGNPVGETEVLLPMEAGIVEGLSLSSNGTLAFAARTVDANLWGTDIGPDGKGSEPVRLTDDVSRNTHPDYASDGRVAYMQTAVGAPPSVWTMRDDGSDRTPLVTGAGAGDPQWDLKHDRLLVQRGTTESGWRLLWVDLASRRETFAMDLRKDMIAPRLSPDGQSLAYHRIEESGVLSVWRAGFGGPEKKVAVDPEAVSYPAWSPDGKTLAVEIKRGDSTHIAWVPASGGPIVQLTKGFGQSWPHTWAPDNDRIAFAGQRDGVWNVYTVSRTTGAVTQVTAFKSAAGYVRYPAWHPSGSRIVFERALETANVWTVPVPSTSAGK, encoded by the coding sequence GTGAGGGAGCGCGTCGTCTACGAGTTCGGCGACGTCCAGGTGGACACCGGGCGGATGGCCGCCCGGCGCGGCGGCGGCGCTATCCCCCTGGAGCCAAAGGCGTTCGACGTCCTGGTCCATCTGATCGAACACCGCGATCGGGTGGTGGCCAAGGACGAACTGCTCGACGCCGTCTGGACCGGCACGTTCGTGACCCCCAACGTCCTGACGCGGGCCGTCGCGCAGATCCGGAAGGCGCTCGGCGACGAGAGCCAGGACGCCCGCTACGTCGAGACGATTGCCAGGCGCGGCTACCGCTTCATCGCACCCGTGACGGTGCTGCCCGTAGCGCCCTCCGCCGCGGCGCCGCCCCCACCGCCCGCTGAACCGCCGCCGGCGCCGCCGGCGCGCGAGCCGGAGGGGATTCGCCGCCGATGGAGCTGGGCCGCGGCGCTGGCGCTGGCCTCGCTCGGACTGGCCGCCGCCGTTTCGATGATCGGCCGCGTCCCGCCGGCGGACGATCGCGAGAGCGCCGCCTCAGACCTGCCGCTGACCCGGATCACGAACCGCCGCGGCTACACGGCGAACCCGGCGCTGTCCCCTGACGGACGATCGATCGTCTATGCGTCCGACGCAACCGGGGCCCTCGAGCTGTATCTCGTCAGCCTCGCCCCCGGAAGCGCGGAGATCGCCCTGACGAAGGACGGCGGCCACAACATGCAGCCGGCCTGGTCGCCTGACGGGCAGTGGATCGCATTTCATTCGCGACGCCGCGGCGGCGTGTGGATCGTGCCGTCCAGCGGCGGCGTTCCGCGGCAGATCGTCGAGTTCGGCTCCGATCCGGCCTGGTCGCCCGACAGCAGCACCATCGTCTTCACCTCCGACGCCGGCGGTCTGGCCGGACAGTCGTCCTTGTGGACGATCCGCCGCGACGGCACCGGACGCCGCCAGCTCACGACGATCGGCTCGCCGCCAGGCGGGCATCGCGCTCCCGCGTGGTCCCGCGACGGCCGCCTCGTCGCGTTCATCGTGGCGCGCGGCGGCTGGCAGATGGACGTTCGCACGGTGAACGTCGCCACCGGCGCGCAGGCGCTCATCGCGGCGGCCACCAACGGCGCCGATCCCGTCTTCGCCCCCGGCGGCGACGCGCTGCTCTGGGGCGGAACGACGCCGTCGGGCAACGGCCGCGTATTCAGGCACGCCATCGACGCGGACGGGAATCCCGTCGGTGAGACGGAAGTGCTGCTGCCAATGGAAGCGGGGATCGTCGAGGGACTGTCGCTCTCGTCCAACGGCACGCTCGCCTTCGCCGCCCGCACCGTCGACGCGAACCTGTGGGGCACGGATATCGGGCCCGACGGCAAGGGCAGCGAACCGGTCCGCCTCACCGACGACGTCTCGCGGAACACGCACCCGGATTACGCGTCCGACGGCCGCGTCGCCTACATGCAGACCGCCGTCGGCGCGCCTCCCTCGGTGTGGACGATGCGGGACGACGGGAGCGATCGCACGCCGCTCGTCACCGGAGCCGGCGCCGGCGATCCGCAGTGGGATCTGAAGCACGACCGGCTGCTCGTGCAGCGCGGCACCACCGAGTCGGGATGGCGCCTGTTGTGGGTGGATCTCGCGTCGCGGCGCGAGACGTTCGCGATGGACCTGCGCAAGGACATGATTGCGCCGCGGCTCTCGCCCGACGGCCAGTCGCTCGCCTATCACCGCATCGAAGAGAGCGGCGTGCTCAGCGTCTGGCGGGCGGGCTTCGGCGGACCGGAGAAGAAGGTCGCGGTCGACCCGGAGGCGGTGTCCTATCCGGCGTGGTCGCCGGACGGGAAGACGCTCGCGGTCGAGATCAAGCGAGGCGACTCGACGCACATCGCCTGGGTTCCGGCGTCCGGCGGACCGATCGTGCAGCTGACCAAGGGCTTCGGACAGTCGTGGCCGCACACGTGGGCGCCCGACAACGATCGCATCGCGTTTGCCGGACAGCGCGACGGCGTCTGGAACGTCTATACCGTGTCGCGCACGACCGGCGCGGTGACGCAGGTCACGGCGTTCAAGTCCGCGGCCGGCTACGTCCGGTATCCGGCCTGGCACCCGTCCGGTTCGCGCATCGTCTTCGAGCGCGCGCTCGAAACCGCGAACGTGTGGACCGTCCCGGTGCCTTCGACGTCCGCGGGCAAGTGA